The Pseudomonas sp. SCA2728.1_7 DNA segment GCTTGTGGCGCTGATGCCATCAAGTCTTATCCAGCGAGCGACATTCAGGCGCTGATGGACAACAAAGCCACTCCTGAATTGCAGCAGAAAGCGCTGGGCCAAATCGCCAAATGCAAGGCAAACACCCCGGCGAAAAAGTGATCGAAAAAGCATTCTGAGTCGGCTCAGCGCCGCTAAAAAGGGCTGAATTTGAGCCTTTTCGGACGATTTATGCAGGTTTTACAGGTTTTTTTATTGTCTTTACGTTCCGCGCAAAGCCTTGTAAACCGGGGCTTTCAGCCGAAATAGACAGTAAAGAAAACACGACTGATTGGCAAACAGCACGTCCGGGGGGCTACCAAAGCGAACATTTCGACTATGATATCCCGGTGTGCCCAGTTGGCCTGAGCAGCACAGTACTGAAAAATATATGTTTCTTGGAGATACACCATGTCTAATCGCCAAACCGGCACCGTTAAGTGGTTCAACGATGAAAAAGGCTTCGGCTTCATCACTCCTCAAGGTGGCGGTGACGACCTGTTCGTACACTTCAAAGCTATCGAATCCGACGGTTTCAAAAGCCTGAAAGAAGGCCAGACCGTCTCCTTCGTGGCTGAGAAAGGCCAAAAGGGTATGCAAGCTGCACAGGTTCGCCCAGAGTAATTTCTGCGCGCACTAAAAAAACCCCGTCCATGTGACGGGGTTTTTTATGTCTGCAACAAAAGCCTTCGCTGATCAGCCGCAGTTGACGCGTGTGATCACCAGATTGTTGTCGGTGTTCAGATTCAAGCGATCGGAGCGGTACTCAAGCGTGATCATGTCGTTCGGCTTGAGAAAGCGGGCATTTTGCGCCCCGGCTTTGTTGCGTGCTTGCTCCAGCAACTCTGGTGAAGCTTTCTTGCCGATGGCGAATTCCGCCGCCGTTGCTTCACAGCGGCTGTGACCGGCTTCGGTCGCCGCAGTTTCCTTTGCCGACTCGCTGGAGGTCGTGCTGCAACCGGCCAACATCAAAGCGGCCATAAGTGCACCCAGTGTCGCGAACTTCAAAGGCATGAAGCCTCCTTGTTTTCAAAATGGTTAAGCTGAGATCGTGCGACCGCCGTTCCGGCATTTGGTTTCACGGCCAAGGCCATCACCCTGCCCCACGACCGGAAAAACGCCGAGTGTGCCTGAGCGGCATGCGTCACTTCAGCAATCAATCGTGACTGAATATTAACGGCGCTCAGTAGACGTCGATGTAGTCATACGGCGGATTCGGCCAGTTGTCCTTCAGCGCATTGAAAATCTGCATCACCCACACCTCGTCACTGGCCGCGACGTTGCCCACGTAGCCCGAGCCCTTAGCCCAGGTTTCCAGGCGAAACAGCAAACCGTCGATATCCTGCCCACCGGTAACGCCGGAAGAAATGTAAGCGATACCGCCCTTGGTCACGCGCAACTGCGTGTGTTCGTCATCGCTAGCCGAAGCGAGCAATTGGCGCACCGCATCGAGCGTGAGGCCGTCAGGGGTATTCAAATCGATCTGCACAGCAAAATCCTTGCGAGCCTTTAAAAGACCAAGTGTCGCATAGCGCTCCGCTCATGCCTAAGTCGCAGTGCCAAATGCCCGACAAAATGGTTAACTCAAACCCAAGATCTTCCGACTATTCGAGCGCTCTCATGACCACCATCAGCATCGACGCCGCCATTAATGCCAAATGGGCAGACGGACACAGCTCTTACAGCCCGGGAACCACCGAGGAGCTTGCGCTGATTGGTATCGATCTATTGGTCAAGGAGCTGGGCACGGAGGCGGCTCAGCAATTCATCAAGCAGATTTTCGAGCGCTACCCGACCGAACAGGTTGAACACACTGAGAGGGTGTAGAAACCCGCAGGCTGGCACCTGCGGGCGAATCGTTTACTTCAGGCGCTTCAGGCGCTCGGTCAGCAAGTCAAAGAAGCCTTGCGCGTCGCCGTTTTCCACCCAGAAAGCGTTTTTAGGCGCCTTCAGGCCATCGTACCAATCAACGATGGTCTGACCGAAAGTCGGCCCTTCACGGCTATCCACCACGACATTCACCGAACGACCGGTGAACAGTTCCGGCTTGAGCAGATAGGCCACAACGGTAGCGTCATGCACCGGGCCACCCGGAATACCGTAGTGCTCCATGTCGCCTTTGATGTACTCATTGAGGATGTCGCCGACAATCTTGCTCGCGTTGTTGTTCAGCGCAGCGATCTGTTTCAGGCGCGCATCACTGGTAAGAATCTTGTGGGTCACGTCCAGTGGCAGGTAGGTCAGTTTCACGCCGCTTTTCAGGACCACTTCGGCCGCTTGCGGATCAGCAAACAGGTTGAATTCAGCCACCGGGGTGATGTTGCCGCCGTTGAAGTGCGCACCACCCATGATCACCACTTCCTTGATGCCCTGAACAATTTCAGGCTCCTGGATCAGCGCCAATGCCAGGTTGGTCTGCGGACCAAGCATGGCGATCGTGATGCTGTGCGGCTTGGCTTTTTTCAGCGTATCGATCAGGTAGTTGACCGCATTGCCTTCAGCCAGACCCTTTTTCGGTTCGTGCACGGTGACACCCGACAGGCCTTCCTTGCCATGGATGTTCTCGGCGTAAATCGGCGTGCGCATCAGCGGCTTTGGCGCACCCGCATAAACCGGTACGTCTTCGCGCCCTGCCCACTCGCGAGCCAGGCGCGCGTTACGCGATGTCTTGTCGAGGCGCACATTGCCGGCGACGGTGGTCAGCGCGCGAATGTTCAGTTCTTCCGGCGAGGCCAGCGCGAACAACAGGGCGACCACGTCGTCGGCCCCTGGATCGGTATCGATGATCAGGTCGATTTTTTCCGCCGCCTGAGCGCCGGTCGCAGTGATTACGGACAAAAGCAGTAAACCCCGGATGAGTTGATGCAGTTTCTGAGCATAGCGTTGCATGGCGCATTCCTTGTGCATGTGGAATCGAAAATCAGAATGTAACCCCGGCGACGAGGACGATGTTGCAGTAAGGCTGGCATTCACCTGTACGAACAATCGCCCGAGCCTGTCGGCTGAGAACCTTGAA contains these protein-coding regions:
- a CDS encoding cold-shock protein; protein product: MSNRQTGTVKWFNDEKGFGFITPQGGGDDLFVHFKAIESDGFKSLKEGQTVSFVAEKGQKGMQAAQVRPE
- a CDS encoding I78 family peptidase inhibitor, translating into MPLKFATLGALMAALMLAGCSTTSSESAKETAATEAGHSRCEATAAEFAIGKKASPELLEQARNKAGAQNARFLKPNDMITLEYRSDRLNLNTDNNLVITRVNCG
- a CDS encoding nucleoside hydrolase, whose translation is MQRYAQKLHQLIRGLLLLSVITATGAQAAEKIDLIIDTDPGADDVVALLFALASPEELNIRALTTVAGNVRLDKTSRNARLAREWAGREDVPVYAGAPKPLMRTPIYAENIHGKEGLSGVTVHEPKKGLAEGNAVNYLIDTLKKAKPHSITIAMLGPQTNLALALIQEPEIVQGIKEVVIMGGAHFNGGNITPVAEFNLFADPQAAEVVLKSGVKLTYLPLDVTHKILTSDARLKQIAALNNNASKIVGDILNEYIKGDMEHYGIPGGPVHDATVVAYLLKPELFTGRSVNVVVDSREGPTFGQTIVDWYDGLKAPKNAFWVENGDAQGFFDLLTERLKRLK